From the Actinomycetes bacterium genome, one window contains:
- a CDS encoding class I SAM-dependent methyltransferase — MADQPLPLSVWPTAQQPASAQRTGWYLPGSTAHPAKMLPAIARHAIAAYSQPGELVLDPMCGIGTTLVEATRLGRDAVGVELEPRWADLARANLAHARAAGATGTGRVVTGDARQLLKLVGPELTGRVTLVVTSPPYGSSVHGQVDARPGQGVVKYDNAYSPDRANLGRVGQPRLVAALAEILAGCHQLLRPGGLLVLTARPWRRREQLVDFPGQLTRTAEAAGLVPFERNVALLVGLRGDQLVARPSFFQLDRVRKARQRGLPLRIIAHEDVLVLRRDA; from the coding sequence GTGGCTGACCAGCCCCTGCCCCTGTCGGTGTGGCCCACCGCCCAGCAGCCCGCCAGCGCCCAGCGGACCGGCTGGTATCTGCCCGGCTCCACCGCCCACCCGGCCAAGATGCTGCCCGCCATCGCCCGCCACGCGATCGCCGCCTACAGCCAGCCCGGCGAGCTGGTGCTGGACCCGATGTGTGGGATCGGCACCACCCTGGTGGAGGCGACCCGGCTGGGCCGCGACGCGGTCGGGGTGGAGCTGGAGCCGCGCTGGGCCGACCTCGCCCGCGCCAACCTCGCCCACGCCCGCGCCGCCGGCGCCACCGGCACCGGCAGGGTGGTCACCGGCGACGCCCGCCAGCTCCTCAAGCTCGTGGGTCCCGAGCTGACCGGTCGGGTCACCTTGGTGGTGACCTCCCCGCCGTACGGCTCCAGCGTGCACGGCCAAGTCGACGCGCGCCCAGGACAAGGCGTGGTCAAGTACGACAACGCCTACTCGCCCGACCGGGCCAACCTCGGCCGCGTCGGGCAGCCCAGGCTGGTGGCCGCGCTGGCGGAGATCCTCGCCGGCTGCCACCAGCTGCTGCGTCCCGGCGGGCTGCTGGTGCTGACCGCCCGGCCCTGGCGCCGCCGGGAGCAGCTGGTCGACTTCCCCGGCCAGCTCACCCGGACCGCCGAAGCCGCTGGCCTGGTGCCGTTCGAACGCAACGTGGCGCTGCTGGTCGGCCTCCGCGGCGACCAACTCGTTGCCCGACCGTCGTTCTTCCAGCTCGACCGGGTCCGCAAGGCCCGCCAGCGCGGCCTGCCGCTGCGCATCATTGCCCACGAGGACGTGCTTGTGCTCCGGCGGGACGCGTGA